In one window of Poriferisphaera corsica DNA:
- a CDS encoding tetratricopeptide repeat protein, with the protein MYLRLFSRKRIATLSVALFACLCLTSLNAQTASPPAQTQKQMLASQYAQLASFVLFGQDDVRQDQIIRARILLDLATQLNPDSPNLWLLRAELANLENNPDASIKALRNYLRLVPQDDAAQYDLIIKIVNKEQTIDGRSAKIENILKSKSANQFSKPLRSRLAVYAASSANEMGQRRQALFWLREASSLDESNPDAALLTYQLISDLGATTQQLGSALISLVRTMPYNPQPRLQLAELLMAQGVFTRAAEQYRAAAAMSSETLNPQQVKLWAIATASTGRSDNAIEIIDQYQQFINAQFKIEKQREALMSGGNPGDVGLEQFPSIPLPLELQIAQLAIFSTMDPIDSGDRPQETFDLIKSELLAKAGQGDELAKLDYLWLGAMFKFDVDQVATTLKEFPVDNELAQIARGFIAYDKNDFDSARTSFEAYKETNPYASLGSALVAANPTARTAALQDVVYSGNAITVLLAVHQLQSANAQFKATAVGDAIRRQMDRYTNRLWNADPINDPWVQLFVETAEPQINYLDPINVKLRLKSKAPIDLAMDTPYTVSGKSMLTAQAYVLGQPVPLSPPTIINLKRKLQLAQNDEIDVTYNLTETMFGLFTQNNPQSPIIYNLNAITDPIPSFNGTLVPGIIGLNDSLNSQQILGNNPSKPIIESRTQAATDPNSANYFTSLAYLGTITQVLPSDDPDLNKQQTEDQIAQIINDTYSQADELTKAWLLRFTPVKLLNLENYQFQRVIDNAQRSDSIMVRIMYLATHITDKSDPGFIAALRSENPTIQTYAKAMSDTFQYIDDVRAKAAEEQKKQQQQPKKIDW; encoded by the coding sequence GTGTACCTTCGATTGTTCTCACGCAAACGTATCGCCACACTCTCCGTCGCACTCTTCGCATGCCTCTGCTTGACTTCTCTCAACGCACAAACCGCCTCCCCCCCCGCGCAAACCCAGAAACAAATGCTCGCTTCGCAATATGCGCAGCTCGCGAGTTTCGTTCTTTTTGGTCAAGATGACGTTCGGCAAGATCAAATCATTCGCGCAAGAATCCTCCTTGACCTCGCAACACAACTCAACCCCGACAGCCCAAATCTTTGGCTTCTTCGCGCTGAACTAGCCAACCTCGAAAACAATCCCGATGCTTCGATCAAAGCACTCCGCAATTATCTTCGACTCGTTCCACAAGACGATGCCGCACAATACGATCTCATCATCAAGATTGTGAACAAAGAGCAAACCATTGATGGCCGCTCTGCCAAAATCGAGAATATTCTCAAATCAAAATCTGCCAATCAATTCTCAAAACCATTACGCAGCCGACTTGCTGTCTATGCCGCCAGTTCTGCGAATGAAATGGGGCAACGCCGCCAAGCACTTTTTTGGCTTCGCGAAGCTTCCAGCCTTGATGAATCCAATCCTGATGCCGCTCTTCTTACCTATCAATTGATTAGTGATCTCGGCGCAACCACACAACAACTCGGCTCCGCACTCATTTCACTCGTTCGAACCATGCCTTACAATCCCCAGCCGCGCCTACAACTCGCAGAGCTACTCATGGCTCAAGGCGTATTCACTCGCGCAGCCGAACAATACCGAGCTGCTGCTGCAATGTCTTCCGAAACACTCAATCCACAGCAAGTCAAGCTCTGGGCAATCGCAACCGCATCTACAGGCCGTAGCGATAATGCGATCGAAATCATCGATCAATACCAGCAATTCATTAACGCCCAATTCAAAATCGAAAAGCAGCGTGAAGCCCTGATGTCTGGCGGTAACCCCGGCGATGTCGGTCTCGAACAATTTCCCTCCATCCCACTCCCACTCGAACTCCAAATCGCGCAACTCGCCATCTTCTCCACGATGGACCCCATAGATTCAGGCGATCGTCCTCAAGAAACATTCGATCTCATCAAATCCGAACTCCTCGCCAAGGCAGGGCAGGGTGATGAACTCGCCAAGCTTGATTACCTATGGCTCGGCGCCATGTTTAAGTTTGATGTTGATCAAGTCGCCACCACACTTAAAGAATTCCCTGTCGATAACGAACTGGCTCAAATCGCTCGTGGTTTCATCGCCTACGACAAAAACGATTTCGACTCCGCTCGCACTTCCTTCGAAGCTTACAAAGAAACCAACCCTTACGCCTCGCTCGGCTCCGCGCTCGTAGCCGCGAACCCGACCGCTCGCACAGCCGCTCTCCAAGACGTGGTTTACAGCGGCAACGCCATCACCGTCCTCCTCGCCGTTCACCAACTCCAAAGCGCAAACGCACAATTCAAAGCCACCGCAGTCGGTGACGCAATCCGCAGGCAAATGGATCGTTATACAAACCGCCTCTGGAATGCCGACCCCATCAATGATCCTTGGGTTCAGCTTTTTGTTGAAACCGCGGAACCGCAAATCAATTACCTTGATCCAATTAATGTTAAGCTTCGCCTCAAAAGCAAAGCGCCTATCGATCTTGCCATGGATACGCCTTACACCGTTTCCGGCAAAAGCATGCTGACCGCGCAAGCGTACGTTCTCGGCCAGCCCGTTCCTCTCTCCCCGCCAACCATCATCAACCTCAAACGCAAGCTTCAGCTCGCGCAAAATGATGAGATCGACGTAACCTACAACCTCACCGAAACCATGTTCGGCCTCTTCACTCAAAATAACCCGCAAAGCCCCATCATCTACAACCTCAACGCCATCACCGATCCCATCCCCAGCTTCAACGGTACCCTCGTTCCCGGAATCATCGGCCTCAACGACTCCCTCAACTCTCAACAGATTCTTGGCAACAACCCATCCAAGCCCATCATCGAATCGCGCACACAAGCCGCAACAGACCCCAACTCAGCAAACTACTTCACATCATTGGCATACCTTGGCACGATCACGCAGGTTCTCCCCAGCGATGACCCGGATCTCAACAAGCAGCAGACCGAGGATCAGATCGCACAAATCATCAACGATACCTACAGCCAAGCCGATGAACTCACCAAAGCTTGGCTCCTCCGATTCACACCCGTCAAATTGCTTAATCTTGAGAATTACCAGTTCCAGCGTGTGATCGACAACGCTCAACGCTCCGATTCCATCATGGTTCGCATTATGTATCTCGCAACACATATCACCGACAAAAGCGATCCCGGCTTCATCGCCGCACTTCGCAGCGAAAACCCAACCATTCAAACCTATGCCAAAGCCATGAGCGACACTTTCCAATACATCGATGATGTTCGTGCCAAGGCCGCTGAAGAGCAAAAGAAACAGCAGCAGCAACCCAAGAAGATCGATTGGTAA
- a CDS encoding FeoA family protein, protein MSQSSTPKPITDQLDLSAYTPIHKLNTHQIAEIKHVDASHDDIDRLKAMGICQGRRVQLIQAGDPLILKVVGVRIGVSARLAKSVYTEPCRRTGSGC, encoded by the coding sequence ATGTCGCAATCCAGCACGCCAAAACCCATCACAGATCAGCTCGACTTGTCTGCCTACACCCCTATCCACAAACTCAATACGCACCAAATCGCTGAGATTAAACACGTTGACGCATCTCACGATGATATCGATCGACTGAAAGCCATGGGCATCTGCCAAGGTCGCCGTGTTCAGCTCATTCAAGCGGGCGACCCTCTCATTCTCAAAGTTGTTGGCGTTCGCATCGGTGTTTCCGCCAGACTCGCCAAATCTGTTTACACAGAACCTTGCCGCCGCACTGGCAGCGGTTGCTGA